In Arvicola amphibius chromosome 1, mArvAmp1.2, whole genome shotgun sequence, one DNA window encodes the following:
- the LOC119820370 gene encoding UDP-glucuronosyltransferase 2B1 — protein MSKVFYFSEMSVKQISAFLLIQLICYFRLGTCGKVLVWPTEYSHWINIKIIVDELVQRGHEVTVLTSSASILIDPSSDSSINFEIYPVPVSKEELQYMFQSWVAEWTYDFQKYSFWTYYSKMEEFFSKYSDVIENFCKAIVWNKSLMKKLQESKFDVILADAIGPCGELLAELLKTPLVYSLRFCPGYKFEKYSGGLTLPPSYVPVVLSEFSDHMTFVERVKNMLQMLYFDFWFQTFNEKSWSQFYSEALGRPTTLSEMMGKADIWLIRTYWDLQFPHPLLPNFDFVGGLHCKPAKPLPKEMEDFVQSSGEHGIVVFSLGSVVKNITSEKANIVASALAQIPQKVLWRFDGKKPDTLASNTRLYKWLPQNDLLGHPKTKAFIAHGGTNGIYEAIYHGIPIVGIPLFADQPDNINHMVAKGAAIRVDFSTLSTTELLNALRTVINDPSYKENAMKLSRIQHDQPMKPLDKAVFWIEYVMRNRGAKHLRPALHDLTWFQYHSLDVIGFLLACVAAVVFIITKCCLFCCHKTSNMGKKKKKE, from the exons ATGTCAAAAGTCTTCTATTTCAGCGAAATGTCTGTGAAACAGATCTCAGCTTTTCTGTTGATTCAGCTGATATGCTACTTTAGACTTGGAACTTGTGGGAAAGTGCTGGTGTGGCCCACAGAATACAGCCACtggataaatataaaaataattgtggATGAACTTGTGCAAAGAGGTCATGAAGTGACTGTTTTGACATCTTCAGCTTCCATCCTTATTGATCCTAGCAGTGACTCTTCTATTAATTTTGAGATTTACCCTGTACCTGTGAGTAAAGAGGAGCTTCAATATATGTTTCAATCATGGGTAGCTGAATGGACATATGACTTTCAAAAATACTCCTTTTGGACATATTACTCAAAGATGGAAGAATTCTTTAGTAAATATTCTGATGTGATTGAAAACTTTTGCAAAGCTATAGTTTGGAACAAGAGTCTTATGAAAAAGCTCCAAGAATCTAAGTTTGATGTCATTCTTGCTGATGCTATTGGTCCCTGTGGTGAGCTACTGGCTGAACTGCTTAAGACACCTTTAGTGTACAGTCTCCGCTTCTGTCCTGGATACAAATTTGAAAAGTACAGCGGGGGTCTTACACTCCCTCCGTCCTACGTGCCTGTGGTTCTCTCAGAATTTAGTGACCACATGACATTTGTGGAAAGGGTGAAGAATATGTTGCAAATGCTATACTTTGACTTTTGGTTTCAAACATTTAATGAGAAGTCCTGGAGTCAGTTTTACAGTGAAGCCCTAG GGAGACCCACAACGTTATCTGAGATGATGGGGAAGGCAGATATATGGCTCATTCGAACCTACTGGGATTTGCAATTTCCCCACCCTCTTCTACCTAACTTTGACTTTGTTGGAGGACTCCACTGCAAACCAGCCAAACCATTGCCTAAG GAAATGGAAGACTTTGTTCAGAGTTCTGGAGAACATGGTATTGTGGTGTTTTCTctgggttcagtggttaaaaacataaCATCTGAAAAGGCCAATATAGTTGCATCTGCTCTTGCCCAGATTCCACAAAAG GTTCTGTGGAGATTCGATGGTAAGAAACCAGACACCTTAGCATCCAATACTCGGCTGTACAAGTGGCTCCCTCAGAATGACCTTCTTG GTCATCCAAAGACTAAAGCTTTTATAGCTCATGGTGGAACCAACGGCATCTATGAAGCAATCTATCATGGCATTCCTATTGTTGGTATTCCATTGTTTGCGGATCAACCTGATAATATTAACCACATGGTAGCCAAGGGAGCAGCGATTAGAGTGGACTTCAGCACACTGTCAACTACAGAGCTTCTTAATGCCTTGAGGACTGTCATTAACGATCCTTC GTACAAAGAGAATGCCATGAAACTGTCAAGAATCCAACATGATCAACCAATGAAGCCCCTGGATAAAGCCGTCTTCTGGATTGAGTATGTCATGCGCAACAGAGGAGCCAAACACCTTCGCCCAGCTCTCCATGATCTCACCTGGTTCCAGTACCATTCTCTGGATGTGATTGGGTTCCTGTTGGCCTGTGTGGCAGCTGTGGTATTCATCATCACAAAATGTTGCCTCTTTTGTTGCCATAAGACTTCCAACAtgggtaaaaagaagaaaaaagaatag